The stretch of DNA ATCATTTGGCCCGCTACGACCACTGCTGCATCGTCTCCGTAGCAGCCTGCATGAGCCATGCCCCGCAGCTTCCCCATGATAAAAATATTTCCTCCTGCTCTCACCGTTCCTCCCGGGTTGACATCGCCAATCAAAAGCAAATGTCCCGGAACCTCCACGATCTGTCCCGAACGGACGCGCCCTGTATAGGAAACAATTTCGCTCTCTTCTCTCCAGCGTGTCGCTTCTTCCACGGTCACCAAATTAGATTTAACTTGCTCTACAACAAGATTTTGGCGTTTTCGAATGATCTCGGTAATTTCTTCTATATCCTCGTCTAATAAATAACGGTTTCCCGCTTGAACAGTGACTGAAATGATTGAGCCGTTTTCCTGGTCATTTACGGCATCCATTTTTTCCTTCAGCTCCTCCAATAAAGCATCATAGGAGCATTTGTCATTCAGATGCAAGGTCAAGCCGTCTTTTGTTCCTTTAATGACCACATTCTGTTTCGTCTTCATAGCATGTACTTCACCTCTGTTGTCCAAATAATTCGACAAGCCTTCTTGTTATTCCTCTTTTCTATTCCGGCATCAATAGTCATGGTACATGCGATCGAGCTTTTCAAAGGCTATCTTAATCGGAATGACAAAAATCAAATAGAATAAGAGGTTAAGAGTTAATGTCGGCCATAAGCGAATCGACAAGAAATCCGGGACCGTCAGCTCTGTCCGCTGAACAAGCACATTCAGCTGGAACATCACAAACTCCAAGAGAAAAAGACCGAACATTACGATAAACGCTACGATGAGTACATTGTTCTGCAGTGCTTTCACCAATTTCGATGTAATATACACAAGCAGCGGCAAGAAGAACATATAAGCGCCGAGAATGCCTGTGTAAAAAATATCAAACAGAAAGCCGAAGATGAACCCGTACTTGATCGCTGTATTGCGGTCAAAGAAAATGCTCATTAATAACAGACCCACCGCGAAAAAGTGCGGAGTGATTACATATTGGCCATCAAAGGCATGATCCGGAAACCATAGCATGAAGAGACTGTCACTGTAAAATAGCGCCGTCATGAACAAAGGAAGGAAAAGCCGCTTCACAGATTTCCCTCCTCAACATAGACTTGCTTGCGCTCTTTTTTCTCTGGCAGCACCGTTGTCATGCCGCGTTTGGCTACCATAACATGCTCCAGATCCCGCAGTTCAGCCGCCGGTTCAATTAAAGCCGTCTGCGTTAAACCAAACTGATCAGGCTTCAGCTTTTTGACCTTGCCGATAATCAGGCCTTTAGGAAAGACACCGCCTTTTCCTGAGGTCGTCACCGCCATGCCCTTCTTCACTTTGGAATCATAAGGAATTTTGGTCATCAGCAGGGTGTTCTTTTTCTTATCATAGCCTTCTATCAGCCCGTAAACATTTTTTTTGCCTTGAATGACAGCCGATACACGGTTCCGCGGGTCATGGGCACTGAGCAGCTGAACGGTTGAAGTGAATTTGGACGTGCTTTTGACTTTTCCTATAAGTCCCTTTGCTGTCATCACCGCCATGTTCGGCTGCACACCGCTCGCTTCTCCTTTGTCGATCGTGATCACATCAAACCACCGGTCAGGGTTTTGCGCAAGGACAGTGGCTTGAACCGGATCATAATCTGCTAAACTCTCTTTTTTTTCAATGATCTCTCTGAGCTCTTTATTATCCTTTTCTAAGCGGGTCACATCGCTTTCAAGCTGAGCCAGCTCATCTAATCGGACCTTCAGCTTTTCATTTTCCTTATATGTATTCCGCAAATTGCCAATGTCATCAAAAAAACCTGCAATTCCGCTGGCAGGCTTAGACACAATCGTTTGCCCCAAACCGACGACATCCTTTACAAATTGCTCCGGCCAGGAAATGTTTTCCCGATCACGAAGAGAAAAGCCAATTAAAGCAACAAGAACGATGATGCTGCCGAGAAGAATGATTAAACGCTTGTTTGTAAAAAAATGTGGCATACATTCCACCTCTGTATTTTTGCATTAGGTTAGAATCCGGCAGCAGCCAGCCGCTGCCGGATAACTGTTGGCCTTATTTGTTTCTGTTTTTAAATAAATCAATATGATCAAGCGCCATGCCCGTACCAACGGCCACACAATCTAGCGGATTTTCCGCAATGATCACAGGCATATTCGTTTCATTGCTGATGACCTTGTCCAAATTGCGCAACAAAGCACCGCCGCCTGTAAGAACAATTCCGCGATCCATAATATCGGCAGCCAGCTCAGGAGGTGTTTTCTCCAGCGTGCTTTTGACCGTATCCACTATAGCATAGACGGTATCCTTCAGCGCCTCTGCTATTTCTTCTCCTGTAATTTCAATCGTTTTAGGCAGTCCCGTTAACAAATCACGGCCGCGGATTTCCATATTTGGAATGTCCTCAAAATCACCCGCTGAACCGATTTCCATTTTAATCGTTTCGGATGTGCGGTCCCCGATTAATAAATTGTATTGTTTGCGGATATAGGCGACGATCGCATCGTCCATTTCATCCCCGGCCACACGCAGTGATTGACTCGTTACAATTCCTCCAAGAGAAATAATCGCCACTTCCGTTGTTCCCCCGCCGATATCCACGACCATGCTTCCCGTTGGTTCCCATACAGGAAGATTGGCGCCGATCGCGGCCGCAAACGGTTCTTCGATCGTATAAGCATCGCGAGCCCCCGCCTGGCGAGCGGCATCAATGACAGCGCGCTCTTCCACAGCCGTAATTCCTGAAGGAACACAAATCATCACGTAAGGCTTGCTCGCAAACATGCCTTTGCCGTTTTTAGTCGCCTGTTTAATATAATATTTAATCATAGTCGCTGTCGTTTCGTAATCCGCGATGACCCCGTCCTTCATCGGACGTGTCGCTACAACATTGCCCGGTGTCCGGCCAATCATTTTCTTAGCGTCGTTACCGACCGCCACGATTTGCTTCGTATCAGTTTGAAGCGCCACAACTGACGGTTCGCGCACGACAACCCCTTTTCCTTTTAAATAAACGAGCGTATTCGCCGTTCCTAAGTCAATTCCAAGATCTCGGCTTCCAATTCCAAACATACAGGTATCTCCCTTTCTTAATCCGTTACTTTTATAGTGATTGATCCAACCTAATTATTTGCTTTTTTCGACATAAACAACTAGTAAAAATCATAACTTATATTATAACTTAATGAAAAAAAAAATCCTAGCATTATAAATAGCCTTTTTCTTTCAAGCTGACATATTTTTTGTCGCCGATAATTAAATGATCCAGGATCTCAATGCCGAGAATTTTGCCGCATTCAGCCAGCCGCTTCGTCACATCGATATCCTCTCTGCTTGGAGCGGGATCGCAGGATAGGGACCATGCGCCTTCTTGATGCTTTATCAAGGGTCTCACAGCCCCCTCCTCAGAACCGTACGTACGTCTTTCAGCGTATACGGCTCGCCGGCTGATCATCAGGAACTGCTTCTCAAAACGATTGTGATGGCCTTTAGGTCACATAGCAAGCCGTTTGTTTCTTCGCTGGCGAACCCGCTCTTGTCCGATCCCTTTTCTTTTATAGAAAGGCTCGCTTTATACATAGGCGACAGCGTTTCGAGAAGATCTCCCTATAACGTCTAGCTGATGAAATGGATTCTTTGCCATATTCATGACTCCTTTCATTGAGACGTTAATACCAACCTGTCCCCCTTCCCCATGCTAAACTCATTACAAGCAAACGTAGGGTACTACGGGGACTCCGTTGCCTTATGTGAGATTCAAACAGCTTCCCGTTAGAAGCCTTCTTTGCTGAACTTCACACTTAGACAATCCCTGCATTATGCCGTAATTTTAGAAGCGTGATGGACAGGTATCCCTTTCGACGGTTTCCTCTTGCTTGAGGATTGAAGGACAAACCTTACGATGGACAGGGCTCCGGTGATGCCCAGCAGACGCAGCCGCGCTGCGTCTCCCATTTCATCCTCGCTGTCTGCCAGCTGCCGCAGACAGCGGCGCATCCGCCGCTCATTCGTCTAGGATTCAAGCAGTCTAGCTTTTACCATACATCACTTGGTCTGAAGAACGGACTCGACACGGCAGCCGCTTTGTCGTCTCTTCTCCTTTTCACATCATGCTTTGTTCCCTCTGCAGGTTTCCCTTCAAGGTAAGATGCTGACCATGGAACATTGTAAGGAGTTCCAGATTTCCTTGGAAATCGCTAAAATTACACACCTTGCAGGCGCACACCGGATGGATGATTATGCAGACAGATAACCGAAGCAGCCGAGCGGCGGAACGCTTCTTTGAAGTAGGGTAAGAACCCGGCGCCTTGCTTAATCGCTTAAGCAGGTTTCCGAAAACTCCCCTCCAAACCGCACGTACTCCTCTCAGAGTATACGGCTTTCCATTTACCTCCCTAACATGCGGACCCGCTGCTTTCGTCAGATGGTTTCCGGCTGCAATTGGATATCTCATAGAGCCGTCCGCTCCATCCAATTGGTCATTAATCGAGGTAAACTGCTCTCCTTCGCCATGCAACAGGCTTTCCCTAATTCGGACTACTATGAGAGCTCCGCTGCCTTATCAGATATTCAGACACCAAATGTCATAGCCAAGCCATGGGCGTTCTGACTTAGGCAATCTCCATTTAGACTTTCAGGAACATCGCCCTCATGATGTCGGATGTGACGTTCGCTCTTTCCTTCCATTCGGAAGCTGGCTGAAATGGTATCACTCCGTGTTTCTCGAAGCGCTTTAAGAAACAGGCACATTTCAAAACAGCGTCTACCATTGCCTCCCGCTGCCGGATCCGTCGTCCGCCTTGAGCTATCATTCAAGCAGTTTAGCTTTCATCCTTATTCATGATCTCATCTCGCCATTCAGTCGTGCTTTGGCAACTAAGCAACTTATGGCTTTTCCAACATGCTGCGCTCCCCGTCCGGTTTCCCTTTCGGATAAGTTGGCTGATGATAGAGTCGGCCCTTGTGATATTCCTCTACTGTTTTGCGAAAACAGATTTCCCGAAAACCCTTATGGACGCACGACTTCTCTTGGATGGACAATAGAGGCATTGAGGCTACCGATAAAAATCGTTTGCTTGTGGAGAACTTGATTTTTGGTGTTGAGGTATAAGCATACGAAGTGTTCTTGGGAGAGGAACCTCATTTCTTCCATTACATAGTTCGCCCCATCTTCCGGCGAACGGATGACGTAGCGGTCTTCAAACTTTACATGGCTCATGCGCCGGCCCAGCTCTAAAGCAGCCATAATTTGCACGGCCTTGGCTACTCCTATTCCTTTAATGGAAGTGATTTCTTCTAGCGAGGCATCCTTTAGCATTCTTAATCCTTCAAAGGTGCTTAATACGCGATTGGCCAGTTGCAGCACAGATTCAGCTTTCGTTCCTGTACGTAAAATAATCGCCAGCAATTCATGGTTTGAAAGGCTCTTCGCACCTTGGCCAATCATTCTTTCTCTTGGACGTTCCTCCGCTGGGACATCGCGGATCATAAATGTATCCTTTGGCAAACTTCTCTCTCCTTTCATCACTTTTGAGAAGAAGAGGAACACGCCGGTCCGTTCCAGCCGAACCGTTTGAGCTGTCTGTACACAGAGGCAATCGGAAGGCCAACGACTGAGAAATAATCGCCGGAAATATGCTTCACAAATGCGGCTCCCAGCCCTTGAATGCCGTACGCACCCGCTTTATCAAACGGTTCACCGCTATCCAGATAGGCCGCTATTTCCTCATGTGACAGCTCCCAAAATGTGACATTTGTTTTTTGATAAAACACGTGCTTTTGTTTCCCTTTCACCATGGCTACGCCTGTGTAAACGGAGTGCTCACGTCCGGATAATTGAACAAGCATGCGCTCGGCATCGCGCCGGT from Bacillus xiapuensis encodes:
- a CDS encoding rod shape-determining protein is translated as MFGIGSRDLGIDLGTANTLVYLKGKGVVVREPSVVALQTDTKQIVAVGNDAKKMIGRTPGNVVATRPMKDGVIADYETTATMIKYYIKQATKNGKGMFASKPYVMICVPSGITAVEERAVIDAARQAGARDAYTIEEPFAAAIGANLPVWEPTGSMVVDIGGGTTEVAIISLGGIVTSQSLRVAGDEMDDAIVAYIRKQYNLLIGDRTSETIKMEIGSAGDFEDIPNMEIRGRDLLTGLPKTIEITGEEIAEALKDTVYAIVDTVKSTLEKTPPELAADIMDRGIVLTGGGALLRNLDKVISNETNMPVIIAENPLDCVAVGTGMALDHIDLFKNRNK
- the mreD gene encoding rod shape-determining protein MreD encodes the protein MKRLFLPLFMTALFYSDSLFMLWFPDHAFDGQYVITPHFFAVGLLLMSIFFDRNTAIKYGFIFGFLFDIFYTGILGAYMFFLPLLVYITSKLVKALQNNVLIVAFIVMFGLFLLEFVMFQLNVLVQRTELTVPDFLSIRLWPTLTLNLLFYLIFVIPIKIAFEKLDRMYHDY
- a CDS encoding JAB domain-containing protein, which translates into the protein MKQGAGFLPYFKEAFRRSAASVICLHNHPSGVRLQGV
- the minC gene encoding septum site-determining protein MinC, with protein sequence MKTKQNVVIKGTKDGLTLHLNDKCSYDALLEELKEKMDAVNDQENGSIISVTVQAGNRYLLDEDIEEITEIIRKRQNLVVEQVKSNLVTVEEATRWREESEIVSYTGRVRSGQIVEVPGHLLLIGDVNPGGTVRAGGNIFIMGKLRGMAHAGCYGDDAAVVVAGQMMPTQLRISRCLNRAPDRYEVEDALETECAYIDDSNQIVVDRLQVLKHLRPDISTFKGGSYSG
- a CDS encoding Maf family protein, with product MTDIILASGSPRRKELLKQMNVPFTVIVSEADESLSAPMPPEETVKALAVLKAEAVAKNHENSIVIGADTIVALDGNILGKPKDRRDAERMLVQLSGREHSVYTGVAMVKGKQKHVFYQKTNVTFWELSHEEIAAYLDSGEPFDKAGAYGIQGLGAAFVKHISGDYFSVVGLPIASVYRQLKRFGWNGPACSSSSQK
- the mreC gene encoding rod shape-determining protein MreC, with the translated sequence MPHFFTNKRLIILLGSIIVLVALIGFSLRDRENISWPEQFVKDVVGLGQTIVSKPASGIAGFFDDIGNLRNTYKENEKLKVRLDELAQLESDVTRLEKDNKELREIIEKKESLADYDPVQATVLAQNPDRWFDVITIDKGEASGVQPNMAVMTAKGLIGKVKSTSKFTSTVQLLSAHDPRNRVSAVIQGKKNVYGLIEGYDKKKNTLLMTKIPYDSKVKKGMAVTTSGKGGVFPKGLIIGKVKKLKPDQFGLTQTALIEPAAELRDLEHVMVAKRGMTTVLPEKKERKQVYVEEGNL